One genomic region from Magallana gigas chromosome 3, xbMagGiga1.1, whole genome shotgun sequence encodes:
- the LOC105328124 gene encoding uncharacterized protein, with product MKGLLLLAISCFVGIQCNSPHGGNPHGGQLLIWELTNKLWTLGDLDHNGFLTLAELEKEFITNFDHDGSGCVVSHEFVHQWQHNYMDTHQASVHVFEHFDMNRNGAICHDDIAALFTATDHTKDNLLEKDEFDNLLLFIYGQMPLP from the exons ATGAAAGGCCTCCTTCTCTTGGCGATTTCCTGCTTTGTAGGAATTCAGTG CAACAGTCCACATGGTGGGAACCCCCACGGGGGTCAGCTGTTGATTTGGGAGCTGACCAATAAACTCTGGACCCTGGGGGACCTCGACCACAACGGATTCCTTACCCTTGCAGAGCTTGAGAAAGAATTCATCACCAACTTTGATCACGACG GGAGTGGTTGCGTCGTGAGTCACGAGTTCGTCCATCAATGGCAGCACAATTACATGGACACCCATCAAGCCTCCGTGCACGTGTTCGAACATTTCGACATGAACAGAAATGGCGCCATCTGTCATGATGATATTGCAGCCCTCTTTACTGCTACAGACCATACCA AGGATAACCTCTTGGAGAAAGACGAATTTGATAATTTGTTGCTCTTT ATATATGGACAAATGCCACTTCCATAG